The proteins below are encoded in one region of Alkalihalobacillus sp. TS-13:
- the motB gene encoding flagellar motor protein MotB yields the protein MLKTRQKKKEEHIDETWLIPYADMLTLLLALFIVLFAVSTVDAAKFENMANSFKSALNGGTGPLDYTSPVSIVEQTSIPTSENALVPTDDREKKYGDLDQLQLKEIKEKIDGYIDDNNLNKSLKTTLTESGLIITILDNALFDSGSAYIKEGAVGLAKEISQLLVTDPPRQIVIAGHTDNVPIQNNEFSSNWELSAQRSINFMQLLLQNENLDPTKFSQTGYGEFQPVASNDTPEGRAKNRRVEVKILPYNE from the coding sequence ATGCTTAAAACCCGTCAAAAGAAAAAAGAAGAGCATATTGATGAAACCTGGCTGATCCCTTATGCAGATATGCTGACCCTGCTTCTGGCGTTGTTCATTGTCCTGTTTGCAGTGAGTACCGTTGATGCTGCAAAATTCGAGAACATGGCGAACTCTTTCAAGTCTGCACTGAATGGCGGAACAGGTCCCTTGGATTATACGAGCCCTGTAAGCATTGTTGAACAGACGTCCATTCCGACAAGTGAAAATGCTCTTGTACCTACGGATGATCGTGAAAAAAAGTATGGCGATCTCGATCAATTACAGTTGAAAGAAATTAAAGAGAAAATCGATGGCTATATTGACGATAACAACTTGAATAAAAGTTTGAAAACGACGCTGACGGAGAGCGGATTGATCATAACAATATTGGATAATGCACTATTTGATTCAGGTAGTGCTTACATTAAAGAAGGAGCTGTGGGACTTGCAAAAGAAATCTCCCAGCTGCTCGTAACAGACCCGCCGAGACAAATCGTCATCGCGGGCCACACGGATAATGTACCGATCCAAAATAATGAATTCAGCTCGAATTGGGAGCTGAGCGCACAACGTTCCATAAATTTCATGCAATTGCTGCTTCAAAACGAAAACCTCGATCCTACGAAGTTCAGTCAAACTGGTTACGGGGAGTTCCAACCTGTGGCGTCGAACGACACACCTGAAGGACGAGCGAAGAACAGACGAGTCGAAGTGAAGATTTTGCCGTACAATGAATAG
- a CDS encoding LTA synthase family protein, with amino-acid sequence MKERIKNYDSLIITAFMLWIKTYFVYKVCFNLETSNWVQELILVINPLSSVLFSLALVYLFPTRLRNRVTLIIAAIFSIILYANTLYYRFFNDFITVPVLFQTNNVGDIGNSVIAQTYWYDIVFFADLILLHFLNKRGHLKQAAYPKATLYKILITAVVILAVNLGLAESERPELLTRTFDRELLVKNLGTYNYHIYDLVLQSKTSAQKALADNVDIVEVNQYTAHKSVEPNEDLQGIAEGKNIIMISMESTQQFVIGREINGKEITPFLNEFIKESYYFNNFYHQTGQGKTSDSEFLIENSLYPLPRGAVFQTHALNEYYATPEIIKKHGYFSTVFHGNNKSFWNRDIMYKSLGYDQFYAEQYYSIDETNKINYGLKDEPFFDQSMRYVKDLQQPFYAKFITLTNHHPFKFSEEDQMIPTFDTGDPIVDRYPVTVRYTDEAIKNFVQQLKSHGLYEDSIIIIYGDHYGISEQHNNAMAQVLNKEITPYENVQLQRVPLIIHIPGQEGKTISNVSGQIDLKPTILNLLGIKDEGIQFGTDLFSEDHKNFAILRDRSIVTDKYVYASDTCFDRKSGKEVARESCSKAREKLIELELSDGLIYGDLLRFTKYAKE; translated from the coding sequence ATGAAAGAGCGAATCAAAAATTACGATAGCCTGATCATTACAGCATTTATGCTGTGGATCAAAACTTATTTCGTTTATAAAGTATGCTTCAACCTAGAGACGAGCAATTGGGTGCAAGAATTGATCCTGGTAATCAATCCTCTTAGTTCTGTGCTTTTTTCTTTAGCACTTGTCTATCTCTTCCCAACCCGCCTCCGTAATCGAGTTACCTTGATCATTGCGGCTATATTTTCAATCATCCTGTATGCCAATACATTATATTATCGGTTTTTCAATGATTTCATCACCGTACCTGTTTTATTCCAAACGAATAACGTCGGGGACATCGGAAACAGTGTCATTGCGCAAACCTATTGGTATGACATTGTCTTTTTTGCCGACCTCATTCTCTTACACTTCTTAAACAAGCGCGGCCACCTAAAGCAAGCAGCTTATCCGAAAGCCACCCTGTATAAAATACTGATTACCGCTGTTGTAATCCTAGCAGTCAACCTTGGACTTGCAGAATCTGAACGACCGGAATTACTAACCCGGACGTTTGATCGGGAACTGCTTGTAAAAAACCTTGGTACTTACAATTACCATATATACGATCTCGTTTTGCAGTCTAAAACATCCGCACAGAAGGCCTTAGCGGATAACGTGGATATCGTGGAGGTCAATCAGTATACAGCGCATAAATCAGTAGAGCCGAATGAAGATCTGCAAGGTATTGCTGAAGGCAAGAACATCATAATGATTTCAATGGAATCTACCCAGCAGTTTGTGATTGGAAGAGAAATCAACGGGAAGGAAATTACACCTTTCCTAAATGAATTCATCAAGGAAAGTTATTATTTTAACAACTTTTATCACCAAACCGGTCAGGGAAAAACGTCTGATTCTGAGTTTCTGATTGAAAACTCTTTGTATCCTTTACCAAGAGGAGCTGTCTTCCAAACCCATGCATTGAATGAATATTATGCAACGCCTGAAATCATCAAGAAACATGGCTATTTTAGCACTGTCTTTCACGGAAACAACAAAAGCTTCTGGAATAGAGACATCATGTACAAGTCCTTAGGTTATGATCAATTCTATGCAGAACAGTATTATTCGATTGATGAAACGAACAAAATCAATTACGGATTAAAAGATGAGCCTTTCTTCGACCAATCGATGAGATATGTAAAGGATCTTCAACAACCGTTTTATGCAAAATTCATCACATTGACCAACCATCATCCATTCAAATTCAGTGAAGAAGACCAAATGATTCCTACTTTCGATACGGGAGATCCTATCGTTGATCGTTACCCTGTCACTGTCCGTTATACGGATGAGGCGATTAAAAATTTTGTGCAACAATTGAAAAGTCATGGTCTTTATGAGGATTCAATCATTATCATTTACGGGGACCATTATGGTATATCCGAACAGCATAACAATGCGATGGCCCAGGTATTGAATAAAGAAATCACACCTTATGAAAATGTCCAGTTACAAAGAGTTCCTCTGATCATCCATATTCCTGGTCAAGAGGGGAAAACCATTTCGAACGTTTCTGGGCAGATTGATCTTAAACCGACAATTCTGAATCTGCTGGGTATTAAAGATGAAGGAATCCAATTCGGTACAGATCTCTTTTCAGAAGATCATAAAAACTTCGCGATTTTACGTGACCGCAGCATCGTAACCGATAAGTACGTTTATGCTTCGGATACGTGTTTCGACCGTAAGTCTGGAAAAGAAGTGGCACGTGAATCCTGTTCAAAAGCAAGAGAAAAACTGATCGAGCTTGAATTATCTGATGGTTTGATCTACGGTGACCTGTTGCGATTTACAAAGTATGCAAAAGAGTGA
- the argS gene encoding arginine--tRNA ligase: protein MTIQQYTAQHLEKVIDLPASGIEKTLEVPPDRSLGDLAFPCFILAKTFKKSPVQIAQTLAEELKGSTHFERIEAAGPYLNIFLPKKQLTQAVISEILENGQLYGSETTNKGTIIIDLSSPNIAKPFSMGHLRSTVIGNAIANIASKKGYQPYRINHLGDWGTQFGKLMTAYTKWGDEAAVKKSPIKELNTLYVKYHEEVKGNPDLDNEGREWFKKLEDGDEEARKLWSWFREESLKEFQKIYDLLDVQFDSMNGEAFYNDKMKPVVEELSEKKLLIESEGAMVVDLSEFNLPPALIQKKDGASLYTTRDLAAAKYRKVTYQFVKSLYVVGHEQSLHFEQVKKVLSKMGYAWADDMEHIPFGMILQDGKKMSTRKGKTVLLEEVLTQTIQQAKENIESKNPTLENKELVAEMVGVGAVIFNDLKQSRLNSVEFDISSMLRFEGETGPYVQYTHARACTLLAKGEWTTEEPAPSYDVEEPYLWEIILTLEKFPGTVDRALKEYEPSIISRYLIELSRFFNQYYGKVRILSGTKEKQMARLNVAKAVTVVLEEGLRLLGIKAPEKM from the coding sequence ATGACAATACAGCAATATACAGCCCAACATTTAGAGAAAGTGATCGACCTTCCGGCAAGCGGTATCGAAAAAACCCTGGAAGTACCACCTGATCGATCTTTAGGAGACCTTGCCTTTCCATGTTTTATATTAGCAAAAACTTTTAAAAAATCACCGGTTCAAATTGCCCAAACGTTAGCAGAAGAGTTGAAAGGGTCAACCCACTTTGAACGAATAGAAGCTGCAGGACCCTACCTAAACATTTTCTTGCCTAAAAAGCAGCTGACACAAGCGGTTATTTCTGAGATTTTAGAAAATGGACAGTTATATGGCAGCGAAACGACGAATAAAGGTACTATTATCATCGATCTCTCATCACCGAACATTGCCAAGCCTTTTTCCATGGGTCATTTGCGCTCAACGGTGATTGGAAATGCAATTGCCAACATCGCTTCGAAAAAAGGATACCAGCCGTACCGTATCAACCATCTAGGGGATTGGGGCACGCAATTCGGAAAACTGATGACAGCCTACACCAAGTGGGGGGACGAAGCGGCCGTCAAGAAAAGTCCGATTAAGGAATTGAACACTCTGTATGTTAAATACCACGAAGAAGTGAAGGGTAACCCTGATCTTGACAATGAAGGAAGAGAATGGTTCAAAAAACTGGAAGACGGAGATGAAGAAGCGAGAAAATTGTGGAGCTGGTTCAGAGAAGAATCTTTAAAGGAGTTCCAAAAGATATATGATTTACTAGATGTGCAATTCGATTCGATGAATGGGGAAGCGTTCTACAACGATAAAATGAAACCCGTCGTGGAAGAGCTCAGCGAAAAGAAATTATTGATTGAGTCAGAGGGTGCAATGGTGGTCGATTTATCAGAATTCAACCTTCCACCAGCCCTGATCCAGAAGAAGGACGGTGCCTCTCTTTATACGACAAGAGATCTGGCAGCTGCTAAATATAGAAAAGTAACATATCAATTCGTGAAATCTTTGTATGTCGTTGGTCACGAGCAATCCTTGCACTTTGAACAAGTGAAAAAGGTCCTTTCAAAAATGGGATATGCATGGGCAGATGACATGGAACATATTCCTTTTGGGATGATCCTGCAAGATGGAAAGAAAATGTCTACACGAAAAGGGAAGACGGTATTGCTTGAAGAAGTCCTTACTCAAACCATCCAGCAGGCAAAAGAAAACATCGAAAGTAAAAATCCGACGTTGGAAAATAAAGAACTGGTTGCAGAAATGGTTGGGGTCGGTGCAGTTATTTTCAATGATTTAAAACAGTCACGATTGAACAGTGTCGAATTCGATATTTCAAGCATGCTCCGTTTTGAAGGAGAAACAGGCCCTTATGTCCAATACACGCATGCACGTGCTTGTACGTTGTTAGCGAAGGGGGAATGGACGACTGAGGAACCAGCACCGTCTTATGATGTCGAGGAACCGTATTTATGGGAGATCATCCTGACGCTCGAGAAGTTTCCTGGTACGGTGGACCGAGCTTTGAAGGAATATGAACCGTCCATCATCTCCCGTTATTTGATCGAGTTGTCCCGATTCTTTAATCAATATTATGGGAAAGTACGGATCCTATCTGGAACGAAAGAGAAGCAAATGGCCCGGTTGAATGTAGCAAAAGCTGTGACGGTTGTGTTGGAGGAAGGACTCCGGCTGCTTGGGATCAAGGCGCCGGAGAAGATGTAA
- a CDS encoding Glu/Leu/Phe/Val dehydrogenase yields the protein MPAKEERDGEEITNPYLIVQRLIERACETLELQEGVYDILKKPKRIMKVSIPVRRDDGDVVNYTGMRSQHTDILGPTKGGVRFHPKVNEDEVIALSMWMSLKAAIVGIPFGGGKGGIIVNPEDMSEREIEELSRGFIRELEPIMGPEKDIPAPDVNTSPQIMGWMLDEFDRLRGHNVPGFITGKPLIIGGSEGRIEATGRGVVITIQEAAKRLNLDLSGMKAAIQGFGNVGSITAKYLAEAGVKVIAVTDAKGGALNENGLDIPGLIMHMEDHKTVKGFSDSKEISNEDLFGLDCDILIPAALENQITGNNAGEIKAKIIAEAANGPTTPEGTQILEDKGVFIIPDILCNSGGVTVSYFEWVQNAMHYAWKEEEVLEKLEEKMTAAFKAVYEIKEAKQVKMREAAYLLGVGRLAQAMKARGWIKNWEMPINC from the coding sequence ATGCCTGCAAAAGAGGAGAGGGACGGTGAGGAAATCACCAACCCTTATCTTATTGTTCAACGCTTGATCGAACGTGCATGTGAAACCCTTGAGCTTCAAGAAGGGGTTTATGACATTTTAAAGAAACCGAAAAGGATCATGAAAGTGTCCATCCCTGTGCGACGGGATGACGGTGACGTCGTCAATTATACAGGTATGCGCTCTCAGCATACAGATATCCTCGGACCAACCAAAGGGGGTGTCCGTTTCCACCCTAAGGTAAATGAAGATGAGGTCATTGCGCTATCGATGTGGATGTCCTTGAAAGCAGCGATTGTCGGTATTCCCTTCGGTGGTGGAAAAGGTGGAATCATTGTCAATCCGGAAGACATGTCAGAACGTGAAATTGAAGAGTTGAGCCGCGGATTCATTCGCGAGCTTGAACCGATCATGGGCCCAGAGAAAGACATACCAGCACCCGATGTCAATACAAGTCCGCAAATCATGGGGTGGATGCTTGATGAATTCGATCGTCTGAGAGGACATAATGTACCAGGCTTCATCACTGGTAAGCCTTTGATTATTGGCGGATCAGAAGGGCGGATTGAAGCGACAGGCCGAGGTGTTGTCATCACGATTCAAGAGGCTGCAAAAAGGTTGAACCTGGACCTCTCGGGCATGAAAGCGGCTATACAAGGTTTTGGTAACGTCGGCTCGATCACAGCAAAATACTTGGCTGAGGCAGGGGTGAAAGTTATCGCGGTAACTGATGCAAAAGGTGGAGCATTGAATGAAAATGGTCTTGATATCCCTGGCTTGATCATGCACATGGAAGACCATAAGACCGTCAAAGGCTTTTCAGATAGTAAAGAGATTTCAAATGAGGATTTATTTGGTTTAGACTGTGATATTCTCATTCCTGCCGCATTAGAAAATCAGATCACTGGAAATAATGCAGGGGAGATCAAAGCAAAAATCATTGCAGAAGCTGCAAACGGTCCGACTACACCTGAGGGGACACAAATTCTAGAGGACAAGGGTGTTTTTATCATACCTGATATTTTGTGTAATTCGGGCGGCGTTACGGTATCTTATTTTGAATGGGTACAGAATGCCATGCACTATGCCTGGAAAGAGGAAGAGGTATTGGAGAAGTTAGAAGAGAAAATGACAGCCGCATTTAAAGCCGTGTACGAAATAAAGGAAGCAAAACAGGTGAAGATGAGAGAAGCGGCTTATCTGTTAGGTGTCGGGCGATTGGCTCAAGCGATGAAAGCACGAGGCTGGATCAAAAATTGGGAGATGCCGATCAATTGTTGA
- a CDS encoding VOC family protein, which yields MKRKKGLIHHIELYVSDLEKTIEFWGWLLPELGYFEYQKWEKGRSWKLKDSYIVFVQAEKKYIAVPYHRRRVGLNHLAFHAESMDQVDQLTDELKKRGVTVLYPDRHPYAGGSDHYAVYFEDPDRIKVELVAPK from the coding sequence ATGAAAAGGAAGAAGGGTCTCATCCATCATATTGAACTATATGTCTCTGATCTGGAGAAAACGATCGAGTTCTGGGGATGGCTTCTTCCGGAGCTCGGTTATTTCGAATATCAGAAATGGGAAAAAGGACGAAGCTGGAAGCTGAAAGATTCGTATATTGTATTCGTCCAAGCCGAAAAGAAATACATTGCCGTTCCGTACCACCGCCGTCGGGTCGGTCTCAACCATTTAGCCTTCCATGCGGAATCTATGGATCAGGTCGATCAGTTGACGGACGAATTGAAGAAAAGAGGCGTGACGGTTTTATATCCGGATCGTCATCCATATGCAGGTGGATCTGACCATTACGCCGTCTATTTCGAAGATCCCGATCGGATCAAGGTTGAACTCGTAGCGCCAAAATGA
- a CDS encoding methyl-accepting chemotaxis protein, giving the protein MSTKSSVLTNKVASFNSLRSLKSVGVKLFLVLLVSLIISIPISTFLNSLISGLVDDLSTSVAFVINTIVSLIVTSFLIMLAVRFLILNPLYETVRTMKRVASGDLRTKLDIQSKDEFGQLANAFNQMTRNLRALIEDVRINSDQVAETSKQFINQVQLTSTSTQEINTMLREVASGTDTQLSGAEQTAQIMDEMTAGIQRIAESASMVAEMSNRATDEVDSGKTFIVKVRQQMDAIDSVTDNVAEEIQQLSLQSKEINQIVNVITEIANQTNLLALNAAIEAARAGEHGKGFAVVAKEVQKLAEQSEKSASQISELVKRIQTHTQQTVSVMNSGKKEVETGTVVIGDAEQSFEKIATIIEEVAGQIQDVSASVEEISASSEQVHTATTETARIARESAERTQQVSATTDGQLATMVEVNNQADSLTTTAQALMKSIKSFKFN; this is encoded by the coding sequence ATGTCCACGAAAAGCTCAGTCCTAACGAACAAGGTTGCATCCTTCAACTCTTTAAGGTCGTTGAAAAGTGTTGGCGTTAAACTATTTTTGGTATTGCTCGTCAGCTTGATCATCAGCATCCCTATATCTACATTCCTCAACAGCTTGATTTCAGGCCTGGTTGATGATCTTTCTACAAGTGTCGCTTTTGTTATCAATACGATTGTCAGCCTTATTGTTACTTCATTCCTGATCATGCTTGCCGTCCGCTTCCTGATTTTGAATCCTTTATATGAAACGGTCCGTACAATGAAAAGAGTTGCAAGTGGTGACTTAAGGACGAAGCTTGATATTCAATCAAAGGATGAATTCGGACAACTTGCAAATGCATTCAATCAGATGACCAGGAACTTACGGGCACTTATTGAAGATGTACGGATCAATAGTGATCAGGTTGCGGAAACATCAAAACAATTCATCAATCAGGTTCAGCTTACAAGTACCTCCACACAGGAGATCAATACAATGCTGCGAGAAGTGGCATCAGGGACTGATACCCAGTTGAGTGGAGCAGAACAAACAGCCCAGATCATGGATGAAATGACAGCTGGAATACAACGGATTGCTGAATCCGCATCAATGGTTGCTGAAATGTCCAACAGGGCAACAGATGAAGTCGACTCTGGTAAGACATTCATCGTAAAAGTAAGGCAGCAGATGGATGCGATCGACTCAGTCACCGATAATGTAGCAGAAGAAATTCAACAACTCAGCTTACAATCAAAAGAAATCAATCAGATCGTCAATGTCATTACCGAGATTGCAAACCAGACTAACCTCCTAGCACTGAATGCAGCGATCGAGGCTGCACGTGCAGGTGAACACGGGAAAGGATTTGCGGTCGTAGCGAAAGAGGTTCAAAAGCTTGCTGAACAATCCGAGAAATCCGCTTCACAAATCTCTGAACTCGTCAAACGCATCCAGACACATACCCAACAAACCGTTTCAGTAATGAACAGCGGTAAAAAAGAAGTCGAAACCGGAACAGTGGTGATCGGAGACGCTGAACAATCCTTCGAAAAAATTGCAACAATCATTGAAGAGGTTGCCGGACAAATCCAGGACGTTTCTGCATCTGTTGAAGAAATTTCTGCGAGTTCTGAGCAAGTCCATACCGCTACAACGGAAACGGCACGTATCGCACGAGAATCAGCAGAACGTACACAACAAGTATCTGCCACTACAGATGGTCAGCTGGCCACGATGGTAGAAGTCAATAACCAGGCAGACTCTTTGACGACAACCGCACAAGCTTTAATGAAATCAATCAAATCTTTCAAATTTAATTAA
- the motA gene encoding flagellar motor stator protein MotA, whose amino-acid sequence MDKASVIGIILGVIAIGVGMFLKGVNPVALFNPAALLIIFAGTAASILIAFPLNEIKKIPKLLKILFTDKKMTTVEELVPIFADWATIARKEGLLALETHADDIDDPFLKNGMKMVIDGQTPEFIRDVMVEDLAAMEERHESSAAIFTQAGTYAPTLGVLGAVVGLIAALGNLQDIDALGKAIAAAFIATLFGIFTGYVLWHPFANKLKRKSKQEVMVKQVMVEGILSIQDGASPRVIEEKLKIYVPANQRNQETPVVQEGEGLNA is encoded by the coding sequence ATGGATAAAGCTTCAGTGATCGGAATCATTCTTGGGGTCATTGCAATCGGGGTAGGGATGTTTTTAAAAGGGGTGAACCCTGTTGCACTTTTCAATCCCGCTGCGCTATTGATCATCTTTGCAGGAACGGCAGCCTCGATACTCATTGCCTTCCCTCTGAATGAAATAAAAAAAATTCCTAAGCTCTTGAAGATTTTGTTTACGGATAAAAAAATGACGACAGTCGAAGAATTAGTCCCGATCTTTGCGGATTGGGCTACGATTGCAAGAAAGGAAGGACTTCTTGCATTGGAGACACATGCAGACGACATTGATGATCCATTTTTAAAAAACGGCATGAAGATGGTGATTGACGGTCAGACGCCCGAGTTCATTCGTGATGTCATGGTCGAGGATCTTGCTGCTATGGAAGAACGGCATGAAAGCTCAGCAGCTATCTTCACACAGGCTGGTACTTATGCCCCTACATTAGGTGTTCTTGGAGCAGTAGTTGGACTTATTGCTGCTTTAGGAAACCTGCAGGATATCGATGCATTAGGAAAAGCCATTGCCGCAGCGTTCATTGCTACGTTATTCGGTATTTTCACAGGATACGTACTATGGCACCCTTTCGCAAACAAGTTGAAACGGAAATCAAAGCAAGAAGTAATGGTAAAACAAGTCATGGTTGAAGGAATTTTATCAATACAAGACGGCGCTTCCCCTCGTGTCATAGAAGAAAAGCTGAAAATCTATGTCCCTGCTAATCAGCGAAATCAAGAAACTCCTGTTGTTCAGGAAGGAGAGGGGCTTAATGCTTAA
- a CDS encoding helix-turn-helix domain-containing protein: MIGQRIRYYRKTKGLTQEELARGICSVSYLSKIENGDAKSSEDVIELLCERLGISPTEEQLDVNILGLLNEWNYLIILRKYEEAEELHLKIKKYLPFIEDPLLLTRYDLFLIRFYLIKNNLDEAKPLIKKISKLQETYQDPSINFYYYFIKGFYYYYVKEYSEAIIHFEKAEGNLQQTPLNQVEVGVFYYSIALSHSYLFHSTSVMTYAYKALEIFDREYNFSRSSDCQILLGIANRRIKSYSQAEYHFNQALKFAESFNDNRSLGMIYHNIGFVYSNKGQPETAIQYYMKSLSIKDKYDNSNVYITYYLIAKEHLNLDELELSRQWLDKVKKQLKVKNNEEYEIHAKILEYRLEDAFNKEFEVYLKKVAIPYFQNKNIFEHVSEYSSLLADYYYNNSQYKSSSEYYKLALVTNKKFT; the protein is encoded by the coding sequence TTGATAGGACAACGAATAAGATATTACAGGAAAACAAAAGGCCTCACTCAGGAAGAATTAGCTAGGGGAATTTGCTCCGTATCGTATCTTAGTAAAATCGAAAATGGAGACGCCAAATCTAGTGAAGACGTCATTGAACTGCTCTGTGAAAGGCTTGGGATCTCTCCCACTGAAGAGCAGTTAGATGTAAATATACTTGGATTACTAAATGAGTGGAATTACTTAATTATTCTTCGGAAGTATGAAGAAGCAGAAGAACTTCATTTAAAAATAAAAAAGTATCTTCCTTTTATAGAAGATCCTCTACTTCTTACAAGATACGATTTGTTTTTAATAAGGTTTTACTTAATAAAAAACAATTTAGATGAGGCAAAACCTCTGATAAAAAAAATTAGTAAACTGCAAGAAACGTATCAAGACCCTTCCATAAACTTCTATTACTATTTTATAAAGGGCTTTTATTACTATTATGTAAAGGAATATTCTGAAGCAATTATCCATTTCGAAAAAGCCGAGGGTAATTTACAACAAACTCCACTTAACCAGGTTGAGGTTGGAGTCTTTTATTACAGTATAGCTTTATCTCATAGTTATTTATTCCACAGTACTTCTGTTATGACCTACGCTTACAAAGCACTGGAAATATTTGATAGAGAATATAACTTCAGCAGGAGTTCTGATTGTCAAATCTTACTTGGTATAGCAAATCGTCGTATAAAAAGTTATTCACAAGCAGAGTATCATTTTAATCAAGCATTAAAGTTTGCTGAATCTTTTAATGATAATCGCAGCTTAGGTATGATTTACCATAATATAGGGTTTGTCTACAGTAATAAAGGACAGCCTGAAACAGCTATACAATACTACATGAAAAGCTTATCTATTAAAGATAAGTACGATAATTCAAACGTATATATTACTTATTATCTGATCGCTAAAGAGCATTTAAATTTAGATGAGTTGGAGCTTTCAAGACAGTGGTTAGATAAAGTTAAGAAACAATTGAAAGTAAAGAACAATGAAGAATATGAAATACATGCAAAGATATTAGAATATAGGTTAGAAGATGCTTTTAATAAGGAATTTGAAGTTTACCTTAAAAAGGTAGCTATCCCATACTTCCAAAACAAAAATATTTTTGAGCATGTTAGCGAATACTCGTCCCTCTTGGCTGATTACTATTATAATAATTCACAATATAAGAGTTCTAGTGAGTATTACAAATTAGCTTTAGTTACTAATAAAAAATTCACATAA
- a CDS encoding sigma-70 family RNA polymerase sigma factor produces MEEYQPRNRSKIQLDNVIGRYPKEEVLEHMMDQYGEKLTRLAYTYVKDWGKAEDIVQESFVACYTKLDTFRGESSVKTWIYRITINRCHDYHRTWSFKNLHFTDKISRWMKGEAQTPEADLIAKDESETLAKQVLTLPLKYREVLLLYYFEELSIQEISMMLLTNESTIKTRLHRGRQLLKEVISSEGSIGDGKST; encoded by the coding sequence TTGGAAGAATATCAACCGAGAAATCGGTCTAAGATACAGCTTGATAACGTGATCGGCCGTTACCCGAAAGAGGAGGTCCTCGAGCATATGATGGACCAGTACGGGGAAAAATTGACTCGCCTAGCTTATACTTATGTAAAAGATTGGGGCAAAGCCGAGGATATCGTTCAGGAATCCTTTGTCGCCTGTTATACAAAGCTGGATACGTTCCGTGGAGAATCATCCGTAAAAACCTGGATCTATCGGATTACGATCAATCGGTGCCACGATTATCATAGGACCTGGTCGTTCAAGAACCTCCATTTTACCGATAAAATCTCTCGTTGGATGAAGGGAGAAGCACAAACACCTGAGGCTGATCTGATTGCGAAGGATGAAAGTGAAACATTAGCCAAACAAGTACTTACCCTGCCACTTAAATATCGAGAAGTGCTCCTCTTGTATTATTTCGAGGAGTTATCGATCCAGGAGATCAGCATGATGCTCCTGACAAACGAATCAACGATAAAAACGCGCCTGCATCGAGGCCGGCAGCTTCTTAAGGAAGTTATTTCATCAGAAGGGAGTATCGGTGATGGAAAATCAACTTAA
- a CDS encoding DNA-3-methyladenine glycosylase I, protein MEDARTIVRCGWCENDPLLISYHDEEWGKPVSGDDELFEALTLEIFQAGLSWKTILHKRENFRNAFDDFSIAKVKSYENEKVEALLEDKGIVRHRRKIEATIHNANVAEQLISKYGSLKYYFDSLPEDQQERQKAIKTTFKHVGLTTAESFLMATGFIEPDHSEECFLKK, encoded by the coding sequence ATGGAAGATGCCAGGACAATTGTCAGATGCGGATGGTGTGAAAACGACCCATTATTGATCAGTTACCATGATGAAGAGTGGGGGAAACCTGTATCAGGGGATGATGAGCTCTTTGAAGCCCTGACACTGGAGATTTTTCAAGCAGGATTGAGCTGGAAAACGATTTTACATAAACGTGAAAATTTCCGTAATGCCTTCGATGACTTTTCGATTGCCAAGGTAAAAAGCTATGAAAATGAAAAGGTAGAAGCACTCTTAGAGGATAAAGGCATCGTCCGTCACCGCCGGAAGATTGAAGCAACCATTCATAATGCTAATGTAGCTGAGCAATTGATTTCTAAATATGGAAGTCTAAAATACTATTTCGATTCACTCCCAGAAGATCAACAGGAAAGACAAAAGGCGATCAAAACCACATTCAAACACGTAGGACTGACGACAGCTGAAAGCTTCCTGATGGCAACAGGCTTCATAGAACCAGACCACAGTGAAGAATGCTTTTTGAAAAAATAA